A portion of the Pseudarthrobacter defluvii genome contains these proteins:
- a CDS encoding DedA family protein translates to MTGFIDGLLNVSPIVAYIAVFCLVFAEDAIFVGFVIPGETAAVLGGVVASRGEVQLETMMALVALAAIIGDSVGYEVGKHLGTRLMKTKVLARHTRKLQNAQEFLRRKGGSAVFLGRFTAFLRAVMPALAGTSRMPYGRFLAYNAAGGIVWGIGFVLLGFLAGNSYEAVAQAVGRDLAVVIAAVAVAALIAWHLRSRRRQQRRRAAGQRQD, encoded by the coding sequence ATGACGGGCTTTATCGACGGACTCCTGAACGTCAGCCCGATCGTGGCGTACATAGCCGTCTTCTGCCTGGTCTTCGCCGAAGACGCCATATTCGTCGGTTTCGTGATCCCGGGTGAGACGGCGGCCGTCCTCGGCGGGGTGGTGGCCAGCCGCGGCGAGGTGCAACTGGAAACCATGATGGCCCTGGTGGCGTTAGCCGCCATCATCGGTGACAGCGTGGGCTACGAAGTGGGCAAGCACCTGGGGACCCGGCTCATGAAAACAAAAGTGCTGGCGCGGCACACGCGCAAGCTGCAAAACGCGCAGGAATTCCTCCGGCGCAAGGGCGGTTCCGCAGTGTTCCTGGGCCGCTTCACCGCCTTCCTGCGTGCCGTCATGCCTGCCCTGGCCGGCACATCCCGGATGCCGTATGGCCGGTTCCTTGCCTACAACGCTGCGGGCGGCATCGTTTGGGGTATCGGCTTCGTCCTGCTGGGCTTCCTCGCCGGCAATTCCTACGAGGCCGTAGCCCAGGCAGTGGGCCGGGACCTCGCCGTCGTCATCGCAGCAGTTGCCGTGGCTGCACTCATCGCCTGGCACCTTCGCTCACGACGGCGGCAGCAACGGCGGCGCGCGGCAGGCCAACGCCAGGACTAG
- a CDS encoding FadR/GntR family transcriptional regulator, producing MNLSDSRTAGQPVVRPLARLSAAEAVFNTIREDIESGIIPVGSKLSSEATLSQQYGVSRSVIREALRSCTALGLTVTRTGKGTFVVASKVANDLTLGQYSARDLTEARPHIEVPAAGLAAERRTAEELEILRGIVAAMAVETDPESWVALDSSFHATIARASGNKVFASVVADIRDALAHQSETLNMVADRQHASDVEHQQILAAIESGSAEKARAAMAHHLEAVGVALDFILNS from the coding sequence GTGAACCTGTCAGACAGCCGGACAGCAGGACAGCCTGTAGTCCGCCCCCTTGCCCGGCTGAGCGCCGCCGAGGCGGTGTTCAACACCATCCGTGAGGACATCGAATCCGGCATCATCCCGGTGGGCAGCAAGCTGAGCTCGGAGGCCACCCTTTCGCAGCAGTATGGAGTCAGCCGCTCGGTGATCCGGGAAGCCCTCCGCTCCTGCACCGCCCTGGGGCTGACGGTCACCAGGACCGGCAAGGGCACGTTCGTCGTCGCCAGCAAGGTGGCCAACGACCTCACCCTGGGGCAGTACTCGGCACGCGACCTGACGGAAGCGCGCCCGCACATTGAAGTCCCGGCCGCTGGACTTGCTGCTGAGCGGCGCACCGCAGAGGAACTGGAAATCCTCCGCGGGATTGTCGCCGCAATGGCCGTGGAAACCGATCCCGAATCCTGGGTGGCTCTGGATTCCAGCTTCCACGCCACCATCGCCCGCGCCAGCGGCAACAAAGTGTTCGCAAGCGTCGTGGCCGACATCCGGGACGCCCTGGCACACCAGTCCGAGACACTGAACATGGTGGCCGACCGCCAGCACGCCTCCGACGTCGAGCACCAGCAGATCCTTGCCGCCATCGAGTCCGGCTCCGCGGAGAAGGCCCGCGCCGCCATGGCCCACCACCTGGAAGCCGTGGGCGTGGCCCTGGACTTCATCCTCAATAGCTAG
- a CDS encoding asparaginase, translating to MPSPVFSAAHTAAPADLALPQHTPLVAAVRDGLAESIHYGSAVALGADGSVAATAGDPFAPFYPRSALKPLQAVAMVRAGLELPADLLALAAASHSGASAHRDGALRILELHGLAPMDLENSTDLPYGTAEREDWLRTGGSATQITQNCSGKHAAMVATCKINGWPVRGYLDPSHPLQQLVAETVIDLTGEEPAALSTDGCGTPLFALTLGGMARAFGRIAQAAAASLEGSNDDVSPEAAVGLAMQQHPEMVAGEGRDVTALMRLVPGAVAKDGFEGVQLVGLPDGSAVAVKISDGGDRARMPATVRLLEVLGVDAGPLAGIATSPVLGGGHPVGQLLATDFLNMNQSTPDNEAL from the coding sequence ATGCCCTCCCCCGTGTTTTCTGCTGCCCACACTGCTGCCCCGGCCGACCTGGCCCTGCCGCAGCACACCCCGCTGGTTGCCGCCGTCCGTGACGGCCTGGCGGAGAGCATCCATTATGGCTCCGCCGTAGCCCTTGGCGCTGATGGTTCAGTGGCGGCGACTGCGGGCGATCCGTTTGCACCCTTCTACCCGCGCTCTGCGCTCAAGCCCCTGCAGGCTGTGGCCATGGTCCGCGCCGGACTTGAACTCCCGGCCGACCTCCTGGCCCTGGCCGCTGCAAGCCATTCGGGTGCGTCCGCACACCGGGACGGCGCCCTGCGCATCCTCGAACTGCACGGGCTCGCCCCCATGGACCTGGAAAACAGCACTGACCTGCCGTACGGCACGGCGGAGCGGGAGGACTGGCTCCGCACCGGGGGCAGCGCCACGCAGATCACCCAGAACTGCTCGGGGAAGCACGCCGCCATGGTGGCCACCTGCAAGATCAACGGTTGGCCCGTGCGGGGCTACCTGGACCCGTCCCACCCGCTGCAGCAGCTCGTGGCGGAAACAGTTATTGACCTGACCGGTGAGGAGCCGGCAGCCCTGAGCACCGATGGCTGCGGCACCCCGCTGTTCGCCCTGACGCTGGGGGGCATGGCCCGTGCCTTCGGCCGGATCGCCCAGGCGGCCGCGGCCTCCTTGGAAGGAAGCAACGACGACGTCAGCCCGGAAGCCGCGGTCGGGCTCGCCATGCAGCAGCACCCGGAGATGGTGGCCGGGGAAGGCCGCGACGTCACCGCGCTGATGCGCCTGGTCCCCGGGGCCGTGGCCAAAGACGGCTTTGAGGGCGTACAGCTCGTCGGCCTGCCGGACGGCAGCGCCGTGGCCGTGAAGATTTCCGACGGCGGCGACCGCGCCCGGATGCCCGCCACCGTCCGCCTGCTGGAGGTGCTGGGAGTGGATGCCGGGCCGCTCGCCGGCATCGCCACATCCCCCGTGCTGGGCGGCGGCCACCCTGTGGGCCAGCTCCTGGCCACCGACTTCCTGAACATGAACCAGTCCACGCCCGACAACGAAGCCCTGTGA
- a CDS encoding aspartate ammonia-lyase, which produces MTITDTAAEATTSAPTRSEHDLLGDRDVPAHAYWGVHTLRAVENFPITGQKLSSNMHLVRGLAAVKLAAARTNRELGLLDDERADAIGQACQDVMDGKLADQFVVDVVQGGAGTSSNMNANEVIANRALEILGHPKGDYARLHPNDHVNLSQSTNDVYPTAVKLGTIFAARELLAALEELEDACAAKAMEFRTVVKMGRTQLQDAVPMTLGQEFGSYAVTIGEDRLRLAEAELLIHEINLGATAIGTGLNAPAGYAAAACRHLAEITGLPLVTAVDLIEATQDVGAFVHLSGVLKRVAVKLSKICNDLRLLSSGPRAGFGEINLPAVQSGSSIMPGKINPVIPEVVSQVAYEVIGNDVTITMAAEAGQLQLNAFEPVIVHSLHKSISHLEAACRTLTARCIRGITANTEHLRRTVEQSIGLVTALNPHLGYATATAIAQEALATGKGVAELVLEHGLLTDAQLQELLSPERLANLSK; this is translated from the coding sequence ATGACCATCACCGATACCGCGGCGGAAGCCACCACCTCCGCCCCGACCAGGTCGGAGCACGACCTGCTCGGCGACCGGGACGTCCCGGCCCACGCGTACTGGGGCGTGCACACGCTCCGCGCCGTGGAAAACTTCCCCATCACCGGCCAGAAGCTGTCCTCCAACATGCACCTGGTCCGCGGGCTTGCCGCGGTCAAGCTGGCCGCCGCCCGCACCAACCGTGAGCTCGGCCTGCTGGACGACGAACGCGCCGACGCAATCGGGCAGGCATGCCAGGACGTCATGGACGGCAAGCTTGCCGACCAGTTCGTGGTGGACGTGGTCCAGGGCGGTGCCGGGACGTCGTCGAACATGAATGCCAACGAGGTCATCGCCAACCGCGCCCTGGAAATCCTGGGCCACCCCAAGGGCGACTACGCGCGGCTGCACCCGAACGACCACGTGAACCTCAGCCAGTCCACGAACGATGTGTATCCCACTGCCGTCAAGCTGGGCACAATCTTCGCCGCCCGCGAGCTGCTGGCAGCACTCGAGGAACTCGAGGATGCCTGCGCCGCCAAGGCCATGGAGTTCCGCACTGTGGTGAAGATGGGCCGCACCCAGCTGCAGGACGCCGTGCCAATGACCTTGGGGCAGGAGTTCGGCAGCTACGCCGTCACCATCGGCGAGGACCGGCTGCGCCTGGCGGAGGCCGAGCTGCTGATCCACGAGATCAACCTCGGCGCCACCGCCATCGGCACCGGCCTGAACGCCCCGGCCGGCTACGCCGCAGCAGCCTGCCGGCACCTGGCGGAGATCACCGGACTCCCGCTGGTGACCGCCGTCGACCTCATCGAAGCCACCCAGGACGTAGGGGCCTTTGTGCACTTGTCCGGCGTGCTGAAGCGCGTTGCGGTCAAGCTGTCCAAGATCTGCAACGACCTGCGTCTGCTCTCCTCCGGCCCGCGCGCCGGCTTCGGCGAGATCAACCTGCCCGCCGTGCAGTCCGGATCCTCGATCATGCCCGGCAAGATCAACCCGGTCATCCCGGAAGTTGTCTCCCAGGTGGCCTACGAGGTGATCGGCAACGACGTCACCATCACCATGGCCGCCGAAGCCGGGCAGTTGCAGCTCAACGCCTTCGAACCGGTCATCGTCCACAGCCTCCACAAGAGCATCTCCCACCTGGAAGCAGCCTGCCGCACCCTTACGGCCCGCTGCATCCGGGGAATCACCGCCAACACCGAGCACCTGCGCCGCACCGTGGAGCAGTCCATCGGCCTGGTCACCGCATTGAATCCCCACCTCGGCTACGCCACCGCCACCGCCATCGCGCAGGAAGCACTTGCCACCGGCAAGGGTGTAGCGGAACTCGTCCTGGAACACGGGCTCCTTACCGATGCCCAGCTCCAGGAACTCCTCAGCCCCGAACGCCTGGCCAACCTCAGCAAGTAA
- a CDS encoding amino acid permease gives MANTPLPDHLIDGGHAHATETSLHAEDKGYHKNLKPRQIQMIAIGGAIGTGLFLGAGGRLNAAGPSLVIAYAVCGFFAFLILRALGELVLHRPSSGSFVSYAREFFGEKAAFVSGWFYWINWATTTIVDITAAALYMHFFGNYIPWMADVPQWVWALTALVVVLALNLVSVKVFGEMEFWFALIKVAALVAFLIIGTYFVIFGTPVDGQQVGINLLSDNGGIFPNGLLPMIILMQGVLFAYASIELVGTAAGETENPEKIMPKAINSVVFRIAVFYVGSVILLALLLPFTSYQKGVSPFVTFFGSIGVQGVDVIMNLVVLTAALSSLNAGLYSTGRILRSMSVNGSAPKFASRMNKAGVPYGGIAITAVVSLLGVPLNYLVPAEAFEIVLNIASVGIIMTWATIVLCQIQLKRWADKGWVERPSFRMFGAPYTGYLSLLFLVGVLIMVFIDSPFTMLVTAIASVLMVIGWYACRHRIREIAETREGFTGMSPVVANAPADTFKK, from the coding sequence ATGGCAAACACCCCACTTCCAGACCACCTGATTGATGGTGGCCACGCGCATGCCACCGAAACCTCCCTGCACGCGGAGGACAAGGGCTACCACAAGAACCTCAAGCCGCGGCAGATCCAGATGATCGCGATCGGCGGTGCGATTGGTACAGGCCTGTTCCTGGGCGCCGGCGGCCGGCTGAACGCCGCGGGCCCGTCCCTGGTCATCGCGTACGCGGTGTGCGGCTTCTTCGCGTTCCTGATCCTGCGCGCCCTGGGCGAGCTGGTCCTGCACCGCCCGTCCTCGGGTTCGTTCGTTTCCTACGCCCGTGAGTTCTTCGGCGAGAAGGCAGCGTTCGTCTCCGGCTGGTTCTACTGGATCAACTGGGCCACCACCACCATCGTGGACATCACCGCCGCCGCCCTCTACATGCACTTCTTCGGCAACTACATCCCCTGGATGGCCGACGTCCCGCAGTGGGTCTGGGCGCTGACCGCCCTCGTCGTGGTCCTGGCCCTGAACCTGGTCTCCGTGAAGGTCTTCGGCGAAATGGAATTCTGGTTCGCCCTGATCAAGGTCGCCGCCCTGGTCGCCTTCCTCATCATCGGCACCTACTTCGTCATCTTCGGCACCCCCGTGGACGGCCAGCAGGTAGGCATCAACCTCCTGTCCGACAACGGCGGGATCTTCCCCAACGGCCTGCTGCCCATGATCATCCTCATGCAGGGCGTCCTGTTCGCTTACGCCTCCATTGAACTGGTGGGCACCGCCGCCGGCGAAACCGAAAACCCCGAAAAGATCATGCCCAAGGCCATCAACTCCGTGGTCTTCCGCATCGCCGTGTTCTACGTCGGCTCCGTGATCCTGCTGGCCCTGCTGCTGCCCTTCACCTCCTACCAAAAGGGCGTCAGCCCCTTCGTGACGTTCTTCGGCTCCATCGGAGTCCAGGGCGTGGACGTGATCATGAACCTGGTGGTCCTCACCGCCGCCCTGTCCTCGCTGAACGCCGGCCTCTACTCCACCGGCCGGATCCTGCGCTCCATGTCCGTCAACGGCTCGGCCCCCAAGTTCGCCTCGCGCATGAACAAGGCCGGCGTCCCCTACGGCGGCATCGCCATCACCGCCGTCGTCTCCCTGCTCGGTGTTCCGCTGAACTACCTGGTCCCCGCCGAAGCCTTCGAAATCGTGCTGAACATCGCCTCCGTGGGCATCATCATGACCTGGGCCACCATCGTGCTGTGCCAGATCCAGCTCAAGCGCTGGGCCGACAAGGGCTGGGTGGAACGCCCCTCCTTCCGGATGTTCGGCGCCCCCTACACCGGCTACCTCTCCCTGCTCTTCCTGGTGGGCGTCCTCATCATGGTCTTTATCGACTCACCGTTCACCATGCTGGTCACCGCGATCGCCTCCGTCCTCATGGTCATCGGCTGGTACGCCTGCCGGCACCGGATCCGCGAAATCGCCGAAACCCGTGAAGGCTTCACCGGCATGTCCCCGGTGGTCGCCAACGCACCGGCTGACACCTTCAAGAAGTAA
- the ggt gene encoding gamma-glutamyltransferase, translating into MPHLGRRLAAVTAALAMSVTTGAISPASADPRQTDKNPTATGYGGAVSTVDPDASAAAIEVLSKGGNAVDAAVAAAATLGVTEPYSAGIGGGGYFVYYDAKSGKVSTIDGRETAPAGIKQDAFIDPATGKPYPFTPELVTSGVSVGVPGTPATWERALDRWGTLSLKDALKPAIKVADRGFVVDETFRNQTQDNQKRFEAFTSTKDLYLKDGKLPEVGSIFQNHDLAATYRMLAKDGMSAFYTGPLAEEIAKTVQSPPKSPDTTLPVPVGSMTAEDLANYEAVDQDPTHVNYRGYDVYGMAPSSSGGTTVGESLNILDVFDLPGLKADRPAVLHHYLEASALAFADRGKYVGDPAFVDVPTEALTDPIFGKERACELDPNHAAAKPVQPGDVANYDGTCPAAPAALADEKDTENISTTNMTVSDKWGNVVEYTLTIEQTGGSGMVVPGRGFLLNNELTDFSTVYSATDPNRIEPGKRPRSSMSPTILLEDGKPFLALGSPGGSTIITTVLQTIVNRIDLGMSTPDAIAAPRASQRNTASVTAEPAFIDKYGPALTSRFGHKLTPSGDSFTSASEIGAATAIEFLGDGRVLAAAEPVRRGGGSAMVVKPSK; encoded by the coding sequence ATGCCACATCTCGGACGCCGGCTCGCAGCTGTTACTGCCGCGCTGGCAATGAGCGTCACCACCGGGGCCATCAGCCCCGCGTCCGCCGATCCCCGGCAGACCGACAAGAACCCCACGGCCACCGGCTATGGCGGCGCTGTCAGCACGGTGGACCCGGATGCGTCAGCGGCGGCCATCGAAGTCCTCAGCAAGGGTGGAAACGCGGTGGACGCCGCCGTTGCCGCGGCAGCCACCCTTGGCGTCACCGAGCCGTACAGTGCCGGGATCGGCGGTGGCGGCTATTTCGTCTATTACGACGCGAAGTCCGGGAAGGTCAGCACCATTGACGGGCGGGAAACGGCACCGGCCGGGATCAAGCAGGATGCGTTTATTGATCCAGCCACCGGCAAGCCTTACCCGTTCACCCCGGAGCTTGTCACGAGCGGAGTCTCGGTAGGTGTCCCCGGCACGCCGGCCACGTGGGAGCGGGCACTGGATCGCTGGGGCACGCTCAGCCTGAAGGACGCCCTGAAACCTGCCATCAAGGTTGCAGACCGCGGCTTCGTGGTGGATGAGACCTTCCGCAACCAGACGCAGGACAATCAAAAGCGGTTCGAGGCGTTCACCTCCACCAAGGACCTGTACCTGAAAGACGGCAAGCTGCCTGAGGTCGGCTCGATCTTCCAGAACCACGACCTCGCGGCCACCTATCGCATGCTGGCCAAGGACGGCATGAGCGCGTTCTACACCGGACCGCTCGCCGAGGAGATTGCCAAGACGGTGCAGAGCCCGCCGAAATCCCCGGACACCACCCTCCCGGTCCCGGTGGGTTCCATGACTGCGGAGGACCTGGCCAACTACGAAGCAGTGGACCAGGACCCCACGCACGTGAACTACCGCGGCTATGACGTCTATGGCATGGCACCCTCCAGCAGTGGCGGCACAACGGTTGGGGAGTCGCTCAACATCCTGGATGTGTTTGACCTGCCCGGCCTGAAGGCAGACCGGCCGGCCGTGCTGCACCACTACCTCGAGGCCAGCGCCCTGGCGTTCGCGGACCGGGGCAAGTATGTGGGCGACCCCGCCTTCGTGGACGTGCCCACCGAGGCGCTGACCGATCCCATCTTCGGCAAGGAACGGGCCTGCGAACTCGACCCCAACCATGCAGCAGCCAAGCCCGTCCAGCCCGGCGATGTGGCCAACTACGACGGCACCTGCCCGGCGGCACCGGCGGCGCTCGCCGACGAGAAGGACACGGAGAACATCTCCACCACCAACATGACCGTCTCGGACAAGTGGGGCAATGTGGTGGAATACACGCTGACCATTGAGCAGACCGGCGGCTCCGGCATGGTGGTCCCCGGCCGCGGATTCCTGCTCAACAACGAGCTCACGGACTTCTCCACGGTCTACAGCGCCACGGACCCCAACCGGATCGAGCCGGGCAAGCGGCCGCGTTCCTCCATGTCGCCCACCATCCTTTTGGAGGACGGCAAGCCGTTCCTGGCCCTGGGTTCCCCGGGCGGATCCACCATCATCACCACGGTCCTGCAGACCATCGTCAACCGCATCGACCTGGGCATGAGCACCCCTGACGCCATTGCGGCTCCCCGCGCGTCCCAGCGGAACACGGCCAGCGTCACTGCCGAACCGGCCTTCATCGACAAGTACGGCCCGGCCCTGACGTCCCGCTTTGGCCACAAGCTGACACCGTCGGGTGACTCGTTCACATCTGCCTCTGAAATCGGCGCAGCCACCGCCATCGAGTTCCTTGGGGACGGGCGCGTCCTGGCCGCCGCGGAGCCGGTCAGGCGCGGCGGCGGATCGGCCATGGTGGTCAAGCCGTCCAAGTGA
- a CDS encoding L-lactate dehydrogenase, whose product MAGSKLAVVGAGSVGTSLAYAALIRGSASNIALFDVNAPKAEAEALDLAHGSQFAAASATVTGGGDIAVTEGADVVVITAGAKQNPGQSRLDLAGTNVRILEQLMPPLLERAPDAVYVLVTNPCDVLTVAAQRISGLPVERIFSSGTVLDTSRLRWLLARRAGVSVTSVHASMVGEHGDTEFPLWSGATIGPVPIRDWTDGGERIFTPEYLAATAKEVVQAAYKVIAGKGATNYAIGLSGARIVEALLRDDNAVLPVSTVLSGLHGISGVALSLPSVVGRGGVHRVLETPMDDGELAALRHSADTLRATMDALGV is encoded by the coding sequence ATGGCAGGATCCAAACTCGCAGTAGTGGGCGCCGGGAGCGTCGGCACCTCCCTGGCGTACGCCGCGCTGATCCGCGGCTCGGCCAGCAACATCGCGTTGTTCGATGTCAACGCGCCCAAGGCGGAGGCCGAAGCCCTTGACCTGGCGCACGGCAGCCAGTTCGCCGCAGCCTCGGCGACCGTCACAGGAGGCGGGGATATCGCCGTGACGGAAGGCGCCGACGTCGTGGTCATCACTGCAGGTGCCAAGCAGAATCCCGGCCAAAGCCGCCTGGACCTGGCCGGCACCAACGTGCGGATCCTGGAGCAGCTGATGCCGCCGCTGCTTGAGCGCGCACCGGACGCCGTCTACGTCCTGGTGACCAACCCCTGCGACGTGCTGACGGTGGCCGCCCAGCGAATATCCGGGCTGCCGGTGGAACGGATCTTCTCCTCCGGCACCGTGCTGGATACGTCCCGTTTGCGCTGGCTGCTGGCCCGCCGGGCGGGGGTTTCCGTCACCAGCGTCCACGCCAGCATGGTGGGTGAGCACGGCGACACGGAGTTCCCGTTGTGGTCCGGAGCAACCATTGGGCCGGTCCCCATCCGCGATTGGACCGACGGCGGCGAGCGGATCTTCACGCCCGAATACCTTGCCGCCACCGCCAAGGAGGTGGTGCAGGCGGCCTACAAGGTGATTGCCGGCAAGGGTGCCACGAACTATGCCATCGGGCTGTCCGGTGCCCGGATTGTGGAAGCGCTGCTGCGCGACGACAACGCCGTCCTGCCGGTCTCCACCGTGCTGTCGGGTCTCCACGGGATCTCCGGGGTGGCACTGTCCCTGCCCAGCGTGGTGGGCCGCGGCGGCGTGCACCGCGTCCTGGAAACGCCCATGGACGACGGCGAACTGGCAGCTTTGCGGCATTCCGCGGACACGTTGCGCGCCACCATGGATGCCCTGGGCGTCTGA
- a CDS encoding ATP-binding protein — MTNWRIRDFHSADLDGILHLWETLKANNVEPVYALSEVLASCEKDHAVVAVQGEQVVGAAVGRAAHDQGWIVFLATLPEYRGRGIGTSLLAAVENRMAPHGLNKLSALMPESETRVEAFLGRGFALKKNLRYFERTIPVQRQELGALGQLGGRVLARDLWENVAGMRKEKELLERRLVLPLAEADLADEFGVVPPRAVVLFGPPGTGKTTFAKAIASRLEWPFVEVFPSRLAGDPQGLAGALRETFLEIAELEHAVVFIDEVEEIASQRAGDPPSPLQGVTNELLKIIPAFREQPGRLLVCATNFIRALDSAFLRHGRFDYVIPIGLPDRQAREAMWQRFIPATVVDGVDVELLVERTEGFSPADIEYAARSASQRALEKAVYDDGGLASGGEVSVREAVRKGPSTQDYLDAIGDTRTTVSPEVQADFLEDIEALGRV, encoded by the coding sequence ATGACCAACTGGCGCATCAGGGATTTCCATTCGGCGGACCTGGACGGGATCCTGCACCTCTGGGAGACGCTCAAGGCCAACAACGTGGAACCTGTCTACGCCCTGTCCGAGGTCCTCGCGTCTTGCGAAAAGGACCATGCGGTGGTGGCGGTGCAGGGCGAGCAGGTGGTGGGCGCCGCCGTCGGACGTGCCGCGCACGACCAGGGCTGGATCGTCTTCCTGGCCACCCTGCCCGAATACCGCGGCAGGGGCATCGGCACCTCGCTGCTGGCCGCCGTCGAAAACCGGATGGCTCCGCACGGCCTGAACAAGCTCTCGGCGCTGATGCCGGAATCCGAAACCCGCGTGGAGGCGTTCCTGGGCCGCGGCTTCGCGCTCAAGAAGAACCTGCGCTACTTCGAACGCACCATCCCGGTGCAGCGGCAGGAGCTCGGCGCCCTGGGCCAGCTGGGCGGGCGTGTCCTGGCCCGCGACCTGTGGGAAAACGTGGCCGGCATGCGCAAGGAAAAGGAACTGCTGGAGCGGCGCCTGGTGCTGCCGCTCGCCGAGGCCGACCTGGCCGATGAGTTCGGCGTGGTGCCGCCGCGCGCCGTCGTCCTCTTCGGTCCGCCCGGCACCGGCAAGACCACCTTCGCCAAGGCCATCGCGTCCCGGCTGGAGTGGCCGTTCGTGGAAGTGTTCCCTTCCCGCCTGGCCGGCGATCCGCAGGGCCTGGCCGGAGCGCTGCGCGAGACCTTCCTGGAGATCGCCGAACTGGAGCACGCAGTGGTGTTCATCGACGAGGTGGAGGAGATCGCCTCCCAGCGTGCAGGGGATCCCCCGTCGCCGCTGCAGGGCGTCACGAACGAACTGCTGAAGATCATCCCCGCGTTCCGGGAACAGCCGGGCCGGCTCCTGGTCTGTGCCACCAACTTCATCCGTGCCCTGGATTCAGCCTTCCTGCGCCACGGCCGGTTCGACTACGTGATCCCCATCGGGCTGCCGGACCGGCAGGCGCGGGAGGCGATGTGGCAGCGGTTCATTCCCGCCACCGTGGTGGACGGGGTGGATGTGGAGCTTTTGGTGGAACGCACGGAGGGATTCTCCCCCGCGGACATCGAGTACGCCGCCCGGAGTGCCTCCCAGCGTGCGCTGGAAAAGGCAGTGTACGACGACGGCGGGCTGGCCTCCGGAGGCGAGGTTTCCGTCCGCGAGGCGGTCAGGAAGGGTCCCTCCACCCAGGACTACCTCGACGCCATCGGCGATACCCGCACTACAGTGAGCCCGGAAGTGCAGGCGGACTTCCTCGAGGACATTGAGGCGCTGGGGAGGGTCTAG
- a CDS encoding flavodoxin domain-containing protein, with product MAKILIPYGTTEGQTARIAEYISDVLQARGHGADTLDLKHADHDLPEGYDGVIVGASIHAGKHEGFVADFVRRNRAALEHLHAALFSVSLSAHADPEEAQKYVSEFEDATGWHPSTVAVFGGALLYTQYGFLKRMMMKKIVSSQGSADTDTGRDYIYTEWDGVRRFAEEFVAALERNPAPE from the coding sequence ATGGCAAAGATCCTGATTCCCTATGGGACTACAGAGGGACAGACCGCGCGGATCGCTGAGTACATCTCCGATGTCCTGCAGGCGCGTGGCCATGGGGCCGACACCCTTGACCTCAAGCACGCAGACCATGACCTGCCGGAAGGCTACGACGGTGTCATCGTGGGCGCTTCTATCCACGCCGGAAAGCACGAGGGGTTCGTAGCGGATTTTGTCCGCAGGAACCGTGCCGCCCTGGAACACCTGCACGCTGCCCTGTTTTCCGTCAGCCTCTCCGCCCACGCGGACCCAGAGGAGGCACAGAAGTATGTGTCGGAGTTCGAAGACGCCACCGGCTGGCATCCTTCGACAGTGGCCGTATTTGGCGGGGCGCTCCTTTATACCCAATACGGGTTCCTGAAGCGGATGATGATGAAGAAGATCGTCAGCAGCCAGGGCAGTGCGGACACGGACACCGGCCGCGACTACATTTACACAGAGTGGGACGGGGTCCGGCGGTTTGCGGAGGAGTTCGTGGCTGCTTTGGAGCGGAATCCCGCACCGGAATAG